A section of the Prochlorococcus marinus str. GP2 genome encodes:
- a CDS encoding inorganic diphosphatase: protein MANLNQPPSRVTPNLLHILNAFTDSSNTIINTIVELNSNTINKYELITETGHLKLDRVGYSSLAYPFAYGCIPRTWDEDGDPLDVEIVGVTEPLIPGSIVEARIIGVMKFDDGGEVDDKVIAVLADDKRMDHISSYEDLGDHWLKETKYYWEHYKDLKKPGTCTVNGFFGIEEAVKVIKDCEERYKKEIDPKLVN from the coding sequence ATGGCAAATCTAAATCAGCCCCCAAGTAGGGTTACCCCAAATTTATTGCACATACTAAATGCTTTCACTGACAGCTCAAATACAATAATAAACACTATTGTTGAATTGAACTCTAATACCATAAATAAATATGAATTAATTACAGAAACGGGCCATCTTAAACTTGATAGGGTAGGTTATTCATCACTTGCGTATCCTTTTGCTTATGGATGTATTCCAAGGACATGGGATGAAGATGGAGACCCGCTTGATGTAGAAATTGTTGGAGTAACTGAGCCATTGATACCAGGATCTATTGTGGAAGCAAGGATTATTGGGGTGATGAAATTTGATGATGGTGGAGAGGTCGATGATAAGGTAATAGCTGTTCTAGCAGATGATAAAAGAATGGATCATATCTCAAGTTATGAAGACCTTGGAGATCATTGGTTAAAAGAAACAAAGTATTATTGGGAGCACTACAAAGATCTAAAAAAACCAGGAACATGTACTGTCAATGGTTTTTTTGGGATAGAAGAAGCTGTTAAAGTGATTAAAGACTGTGAAGAGAGATACAAAAAAGAAATTGATCCTAAATTAGTAAATTAA
- the hemC gene encoding hydroxymethylbilane synthase — MTNFKLKIASRRSKLAMVQTLWVKDQLERNIPNLEVSIEAMATQGDKILDVALAKIGDKGLFTKELEAQMLVGHADIAVHSLKDLPTNLPNGLKLGCITKREDPADALVVNKKNDCYKLENLPEGSIVGTSSLRRLAQLRNKYPHLFFKDIRGNVITRIEKLDAGEFDCIILAAAGLKRLGFESRIHQIIPSEVSLHAVGQGALGIECKSDDKKVLEIINILEDKPTSQRCLAERAFLRELEGGCQVPIGVNSKIQNEQLCLTGMVASLDGERLIKDQYIGNINDPEEVGKELAKKLKQQGAEEILSEIFEKFREK; from the coding sequence ATGACTAATTTTAAGCTAAAAATAGCTAGTAGAAGAAGTAAGCTAGCAATGGTTCAAACTTTATGGGTTAAAGATCAACTAGAAAGAAATATTCCTAATTTAGAGGTATCTATAGAAGCTATGGCAACTCAAGGTGACAAAATCCTTGATGTAGCCTTAGCAAAAATAGGTGACAAAGGCTTGTTTACAAAAGAACTTGAAGCACAAATGCTCGTAGGACATGCAGATATAGCAGTACATTCTCTAAAAGATTTACCAACCAATTTACCTAATGGCCTTAAATTAGGATGCATTACAAAAAGGGAGGATCCTGCAGATGCTTTAGTAGTAAACAAAAAAAATGACTGTTATAAATTAGAAAACTTACCTGAAGGTTCGATTGTTGGAACAAGCTCCCTAAGAAGACTTGCACAATTAAGAAATAAGTACCCACATCTTTTTTTCAAAGATATCAGGGGAAATGTTATTACAAGAATTGAAAAATTAGATGCAGGCGAATTTGATTGTATAATTCTTGCGGCCGCTGGTCTAAAGAGATTAGGCTTTGAATCAAGAATTCACCAGATTATTCCAAGTGAAGTTTCCCTTCATGCCGTTGGCCAAGGAGCACTAGGCATTGAATGTAAATCTGATGATAAAAAAGTTTTAGAAATTATAAATATCTTAGAAGATAAACCCACCAGTCAAAGATGTCTAGCAGAAAGGGCTTTTTTAAGAGAGCTTGAAGGTGGATGCCAAGTCCCAATAGGTGTGAATAGTAAAATTCAGAATGAACAACTTTGCCTTACTGGTATGGTTGCATCTCTTGATGGAGAAAGGCTTATTAAAGATCAATATATTGGCAATATTAATGATCCCGAGGAAGTAGGCAAAGAACTAGCTAAAAAATTAAAGCAGCAAGGTGCCGAAGAAATATTAAGCGAAATATTTGAAAAATTTAGAGAAAAATAA
- the rpoD gene encoding RNA polymerase sigma factor RpoD, with amino-acid sequence MCPVAAESKNSKPSSKKKINKKINTNLETVVEEDSNKNNQTLQTSAELNESNLENNNNEFSDSEEEDKGLGNIKLGPKGIYTEDSIRVYLQEIGRIRLLRPDEEIELARKIADLLQLEELATQYESEKGHFPSVREWAELIDMPLPKFRRRLLLGRRAKEKMVQSNLRLVVSIAKKYMNRGLSFQDLIQEGSLGLIRAAEKFDHEKGYKFSTYATWWIRQAITRAIADQSRTIRLPVHLYETISRIKKTTKVLSQEFGRKPSEEEIAESMEMTIEKLRFIAKSAQLPISLETPIGKEEDSRLGDFIEADIENPEQDVSKTLLREDLEGVLATLSPRERDVLRLRYGIDDGRMKTLEEIGQIFDVTRERIRQIEAKALRKLRHPNRNGVLKEYIK; translated from the coding sequence ATGTGTCCAGTCGCAGCAGAATCAAAGAATTCCAAGCCTAGTTCAAAAAAAAAGATCAATAAAAAAATTAATACAAATTTAGAAACAGTAGTTGAAGAAGATAGTAATAAAAATAATCAAACTTTACAGACATCTGCTGAGTTAAACGAAAGCAATCTTGAAAATAACAATAATGAATTTAGTGATTCTGAAGAAGAAGATAAAGGGCTCGGGAATATAAAACTTGGGCCAAAAGGTATCTACACTGAAGATTCAATAAGAGTTTATCTCCAAGAAATTGGAAGAATTAGACTTTTAAGACCAGATGAAGAAATTGAGCTTGCAAGAAAAATTGCTGACTTACTCCAATTAGAAGAGCTAGCAACTCAATATGAGTCAGAAAAAGGACATTTCCCATCTGTAAGAGAATGGGCCGAGTTAATAGATATGCCTCTTCCCAAATTTAGAAGAAGACTTCTCTTAGGGCGGCGAGCCAAAGAAAAAATGGTTCAATCAAATTTAAGATTAGTTGTTTCCATTGCTAAAAAATATATGAATAGAGGTTTATCATTTCAAGATTTAATCCAAGAAGGAAGTTTGGGTCTAATTAGGGCAGCAGAAAAATTCGACCATGAAAAAGGCTATAAGTTCTCTACATATGCAACTTGGTGGATTCGCCAAGCTATTACAAGAGCAATTGCGGATCAAAGTAGAACTATTAGATTGCCAGTTCACTTATACGAGACAATATCCAGAATTAAAAAAACTACAAAAGTTCTTAGCCAAGAATTTGGCAGGAAACCTAGTGAAGAAGAAATCGCTGAGAGTATGGAAATGACCATCGAAAAATTAAGATTTATAGCTAAAAGTGCGCAACTTCCTATTTCTTTAGAAACTCCAATAGGGAAAGAAGAAGACTCAAGACTAGGAGACTTCATAGAGGCTGATATAGAAAATCCTGAGCAAGATGTTTCTAAAACTTTACTAAGAGAAGATTTGGAAGGAGTATTAGCCACTCTTAGTCCAAGAGAAAGAGATGTTCTCAGATTGAGATATGGAATTGATGATGGAAGAATGAAAACTCTTGAAGAAATTGGCCAGATTTTTGATGTGACGAGAGAAAGAATTAGACAAATAGAGGCAAAAGCTCTAAGAAAACTTAGACATCCAAATCGAAATGGGGTTTTAAAAGAATATATAAAATAA
- the priA gene encoding replication restart helicase PriA — MKPASNQLLNISYKLEILLDIGSSNESFYYLDGNNLGAEVGDIVSVRLRGRLLNGLVISKKDFSTINNDESNITGGKSIRYLFVESILQKKIIDESWRELIDSLASFYMVSNLKMLKTAFPPGWIGKYKNFSKGLKDQIWIETKKEFDIKKNGLTKKEFFLMDTLSKKGNWQSELIKSGFNYTLINSMVSKNYLAKSKRKKNINSKLNSFVKDHIVTKKPNLTNEQKIAFQKFQTMKPGDALLLWGETGSGKTEVYMRIAEDQFLKKKSCLILAPEIGLIPQLIDRFSRRFNNVVYEYHSNCSPDHRTLVWKKIINANEPLIVIGTRSAVFLPIRNLGLIIMDEEHDVSYKQDSPMPCYDAREIAIEIVKRNSAKLIFGSATPSMKTWKKCIFERNFKLVRMIQRISSNETPEMKIIDMRDEFKKGNMKIFSNELLQLLPQLRLKKEQAIILIPRRGHSGFLSCRNCGYLINCPNCDVPLSVHLGSQGKKWLRCHWCDHKSRLINRCPDCHSTAFKPFGIGTQRVIEFLNEEFPDLRVLRFDRDTTSGKDGHRDILSKFSKGDADILVGTQMLAKGIDIPNITLSVVIAADGLLHRPDISAEEKSLQLFLQVAGRAGRAQKKGKVIFQTYKPNHPVISYLQKRDYERFLIENSRLRKDANLFPFCTICLLKLSGENYELTESIAIKLAKYLLSFCEKKNWKLIGPAPSLIAKVGKKFRWQILIHGPEGTKIPLPDRSILWKLIPKNVFLTIDVNPAEL, encoded by the coding sequence TTGAAGCCGGCAAGTAATCAGTTATTAAATATCTCCTATAAATTGGAAATTTTGCTTGATATAGGTAGTAGTAATGAAAGCTTTTACTATTTAGATGGAAATAATCTTGGAGCAGAAGTTGGAGATATTGTAAGTGTGAGACTTAGGGGGAGATTATTGAATGGGTTAGTGATCTCCAAAAAAGACTTTTCGACAATCAATAATGATGAATCAAATATTACTGGAGGAAAAAGCATAAGATATTTGTTTGTTGAAAGTATTTTGCAAAAAAAAATAATTGATGAATCTTGGAGAGAATTGATAGACTCCCTAGCCTCTTTTTATATGGTTAGTAATTTAAAAATGTTAAAAACTGCATTTCCTCCTGGTTGGATTGGTAAATATAAAAATTTCTCTAAAGGTTTAAAAGATCAAATATGGATTGAAACTAAAAAAGAATTTGATATTAAGAAAAATGGATTAACCAAAAAAGAATTTTTTTTAATGGATACTTTATCTAAAAAAGGTAATTGGCAAAGTGAATTAATAAAGTCTGGTTTCAATTACACTCTAATCAACTCAATGGTCAGTAAAAATTATCTTGCTAAATCTAAAAGAAAAAAAAATATAAATAGTAAATTAAATTCCTTTGTAAAAGATCATATCGTAACGAAAAAACCAAATCTTACAAATGAGCAAAAAATTGCATTTCAAAAATTTCAAACAATGAAACCAGGAGATGCATTACTTCTTTGGGGCGAAACAGGTTCAGGTAAAACAGAAGTGTATATGAGAATTGCTGAAGATCAATTTCTTAAGAAAAAAAGTTGTTTGATACTAGCCCCAGAAATTGGATTAATTCCTCAACTTATTGATAGGTTTAGTAGGCGATTTAATAATGTCGTTTACGAATATCATAGTAATTGTTCTCCCGATCATAGAACTTTAGTTTGGAAGAAAATTATTAATGCTAATGAACCTTTAATAGTAATAGGTACAAGGTCGGCAGTTTTTCTTCCAATCAGAAATCTGGGATTAATAATAATGGATGAAGAACATGATGTTTCTTATAAGCAAGATAGTCCTATGCCTTGCTATGACGCGAGAGAGATTGCTATTGAAATAGTAAAAAGGAATTCTGCAAAGTTAATTTTTGGGAGTGCAACCCCATCAATGAAGACTTGGAAAAAGTGTATTTTTGAAAGGAATTTTAAATTAGTAAGAATGATTCAAAGGATATCCAGTAATGAGACTCCTGAAATGAAAATTATTGATATGCGGGATGAGTTCAAGAAGGGAAATATGAAAATTTTTTCCAATGAATTATTACAATTGCTTCCTCAACTACGCTTAAAAAAAGAGCAAGCAATAATTTTGATCCCTAGGAGGGGGCATAGTGGATTTTTAAGTTGTAGAAATTGTGGATATTTAATAAATTGCCCCAACTGTGACGTTCCTTTATCAGTTCATCTCGGATCACAAGGAAAAAAATGGTTAAGGTGTCATTGGTGTGATCATAAATCAAGATTGATCAATCGATGCCCAGATTGTCATTCAACTGCTTTCAAACCTTTTGGAATTGGTACGCAAAGGGTTATAGAGTTTTTAAATGAAGAATTCCCTGACTTAAGAGTACTTCGCTTTGATAGAGATACAACTTCAGGAAAGGATGGTCATAGAGATATTCTTTCAAAGTTTTCTAAAGGTGATGCTGATATTCTTGTCGGTACTCAGATGTTGGCAAAAGGTATTGACATCCCCAATATTACTCTTTCAGTAGTTATTGCAGCAGATGGGTTGCTTCATCGCCCAGATATTTCAGCAGAAGAAAAATCATTACAATTATTTTTGCAAGTAGCAGGAAGGGCCGGCAGGGCACAAAAAAAAGGGAAAGTAATTTTTCAAACATATAAACCTAACCACCCTGTGATTTCGTATCTTCAAAAAAGAGATTATGAAAGATTCTTAATTGAAAACTCGAGATTGAGAAAGGATGCTAATTTATTTCCATTTTGCACAATTTGCCTACTTAAATTATCAGGTGAAAATTATGAATTAACTGAGTCAATTGCAATAAAATTAGCAAAATATCTACTCAGTTTTTGTGAGAAAAAGAACTGGAAATTAATTGGACCTGCCCCTAGTTTAATAGCTAAAGTCGGTAAAAAATTTAGATGGCAGATATTAATACATGGCCCTGAAGGAACAAAGATACCTTTACCTGATAGATCAATATTATGGAAACTTATTCCAAAAAATGTTTTTTTAACAATAGATGTTAATCCAGCAGAGTTGTAA
- a CDS encoding DUF3153 domain-containing protein, with the protein MKTYEQVLEKVELALAKGEYHYCIEFLLPIIESFPLSSKEGVNLRTILITALCGINKREEAKRFCKELLKSYDNKTRENAKYLMEVIDSPDIKKPENWNLQFESDPSLNKKSLNSPRKKREVLKKKKFINVTETPTGETKPFQKGFSLIIFLILLLLIPLLSGCVKIEDTLDLSELDSITNNLVIESKYIKKFPWQLKFEEKMKDIFPDAEIEQDESTFSLKHKNLNLEDTKQVLKITQNTAGELAGESTNIEINTTQKNFIFFKKYFYRLDLDLNSIKGIDNLELIFKIIHPNKAILTDKNNSNLEITKNLIIWDLNQGQINSLEFSFWSLNKLLIGITIILIIIILAYLLRFYRFKLGSDLPQLPSK; encoded by the coding sequence ATGAAAACTTATGAGCAAGTTTTAGAAAAAGTAGAACTTGCTTTAGCTAAAGGTGAGTATCATTATTGCATTGAATTTCTTTTGCCCATAATCGAATCATTTCCTTTATCAAGCAAAGAGGGAGTAAATTTAAGAACAATCTTAATTACTGCTCTATGTGGTATCAATAAAAGGGAGGAGGCTAAAAGGTTTTGTAAAGAACTTCTAAAATCTTACGATAATAAGACGAGAGAAAATGCAAAATATTTGATGGAAGTTATAGACTCTCCTGACATTAAAAAGCCAGAAAATTGGAACTTACAGTTTGAAAGCGACCCATCACTCAATAAAAAATCTCTTAACTCACCGCGCAAAAAAAGAGAAGTATTGAAGAAAAAAAAATTTATCAATGTAACTGAGACACCAACTGGTGAAACAAAACCTTTTCAGAAAGGCTTTTCACTGATCATTTTTTTAATACTATTATTATTAATTCCACTTTTAAGTGGCTGCGTAAAAATTGAGGATACCCTTGATCTTAGTGAACTTGATTCAATAACTAATAATTTAGTGATAGAGAGTAAATACATAAAGAAATTTCCTTGGCAATTAAAATTTGAAGAGAAGATGAAAGATATTTTTCCTGACGCAGAAATTGAACAAGACGAATCGACATTTTCTTTGAAACATAAAAATCTCAATTTAGAGGATACAAAGCAAGTTCTTAAAATCACCCAAAATACAGCTGGAGAGTTAGCAGGTGAATCAACAAATATAGAAATTAATACTACTCAAAAAAACTTCATTTTTTTTAAAAAATACTTTTACAGGTTAGATTTGGATCTAAATTCTATTAAAGGCATTGATAATTTAGAACTCATTTTCAAAATTATTCACCCTAATAAAGCTATCCTTACCGATAAAAATAATTCAAATTTAGAAATCACAAAAAATCTAATAATTTGGGATTTAAATCAAGGGCAGATAAATAGTCTTGAATTTTCTTTCTGGAGCCTCAACAAACTCTTGATTGGAATAACTATTATTTTAATAATTATAATATTAGCTTATTTATTAAGATTCTATAGATTTAAATTAGGTTCAGATTTACCTCAACTTCCATCAAAGTAA
- the argB gene encoding acetylglutamate kinase: MNDSQRVSILSEALPYIQSFSGRKIVIKYGGSVMENDNLKNAFFRDIALLSTVGVCPVVIHGGGPEINNWLKKLEISPRFENGLRITDQKTMEIVEMVLMGRVNKQIVKGINKTGSLAVGLSGLDGNLIQSRELGDGSHGLVGEVSKINPEILDPLISKGYIPIISSIGSTLEGISHNINADFVAGEIAAAINAEKLILLTDTQGILKEKDNKNSLVEKTNLKEARDFIDKKVVTEGMIPKTECCIRALAQGVKAAHIIDGRIEHSLLLEIFTNSGIGTMIVA; encoded by the coding sequence ATGAATGATTCCCAAAGAGTATCAATATTAAGCGAAGCACTTCCATATATACAAAGTTTCTCAGGTAGAAAAATTGTTATCAAGTATGGTGGTTCTGTTATGGAGAATGATAATTTAAAAAATGCTTTTTTTAGAGACATTGCACTTTTATCAACCGTCGGGGTTTGTCCGGTAGTAATTCATGGAGGTGGACCAGAGATTAATAATTGGTTAAAGAAATTAGAAATATCTCCTAGATTCGAAAATGGATTAAGAATTACTGATCAAAAAACAATGGAAATTGTCGAGATGGTTCTAATGGGTAGAGTTAACAAACAAATTGTAAAAGGTATTAATAAAACTGGATCCTTAGCTGTGGGGTTATCAGGTCTTGATGGCAACTTAATTCAATCCAGAGAACTAGGAGATGGTAGCCATGGGTTAGTGGGAGAGGTTTCAAAAATCAATCCTGAAATATTAGATCCTCTTATTTCTAAAGGATACATCCCAATAATTTCTAGCATTGGATCAACCTTGGAGGGTATTTCCCATAACATTAATGCAGATTTTGTTGCTGGAGAAATTGCTGCTGCAATAAATGCAGAAAAACTTATTCTTCTTACTGATACTCAAGGGATTTTAAAAGAAAAAGATAACAAAAATAGTCTTGTTGAAAAAACTAATCTCAAAGAAGCAAGAGATTTTATTGATAAAAAAGTTGTGACTGAAGGTATGATTCCAAAGACAGAATGCTGTATAAGAGCTTTAGCCCAAGGAGTCAAAGCAGCTCACATAATTGATGGAAGAATAGAACATTCATTACTTCTTGAGATTTTTACAAATTCCGGAATAGGTACAATGATAGTCGCCTAA